A portion of the Eleftheria terrae genome contains these proteins:
- a CDS encoding DUF4124 domain-containing protein, with protein MKRQTAALVLLASAAVLAHAEIYRHVDDHGNVTFSNIPPKGLVPALAEKVPAARELAAPPAARSEGRAADSVPRPKVAASVQAVRDAERRQILEREVAKEQELLAAATTKKDAEAVGRHQANLVALRAEMGRIK; from the coding sequence ATGAAGCGTCAAACTGCTGCACTCGTCTTGCTGGCGAGTGCAGCTGTTCTTGCTCATGCCGAGATCTACCGGCATGTCGATGACCACGGCAACGTGACGTTCTCCAATATCCCGCCCAAGGGACTGGTGCCTGCGCTCGCAGAGAAGGTGCCAGCCGCCAGGGAACTGGCCGCGCCTCCGGCTGCACGTTCGGAAGGTAGGGCAGCTGACTCAGTGCCTCGGCCAAAAGTTGCGGCGTCGGTGCAAGCTGTGCGGGACGCCGAGCGGCGACAGATCCTTGAACGGGAGGTGGCCAAAGAGCAGGAGCTTCTGGCTGCCGCGACAACCAAGAAGGATGCCGAGGCCGTCGGTCGACATCAGGCAAACCTGGTGGCGCTTCGGGCGGAGATGGGGCGGATCAAATGA
- a CDS encoding NYN domain-containing protein encodes MSAYRKHNDVETPAKATAVYIDGYNLYYGRLRGTEFKWLDVVALFDHILHVQDPGASVVAVKFFTAPALTRFASHGDASMQAQMTYHRALENRHPERFSIILGTHVWEKNGTALPQYIEGEPFDKNKKVKVWRLVEKKTDVNLAMAMYRDAVARRYDQVVLCSNDSDAEPVLQALREDFPELTIGVVTPIRPRGGEGASDRRVSTSLSAFAHWTRQHIRDEELRLAQLPAKVPTRKKPAVKPDHW; translated from the coding sequence ATGTCTGCCTACCGAAAGCACAACGACGTGGAGACACCCGCCAAGGCGACCGCGGTCTACATCGACGGCTACAACCTCTATTACGGGCGCCTGCGCGGCACGGAGTTCAAGTGGCTCGATGTGGTGGCGCTGTTCGACCACATCCTGCACGTGCAGGACCCGGGCGCCTCGGTGGTGGCGGTCAAGTTCTTCACCGCGCCGGCACTGACCCGGTTCGCTTCCCACGGCGACGCCTCTATGCAGGCGCAGATGACCTACCACCGGGCGCTCGAAAACCGCCACCCCGAGCGGTTTTCCATCATTCTCGGCACCCATGTCTGGGAGAAGAACGGTACCGCCTTGCCCCAATACATCGAGGGCGAGCCCTTCGACAAGAACAAGAAGGTCAAGGTGTGGCGGCTGGTCGAGAAGAAAACCGATGTCAACCTTGCCATGGCGATGTACCGCGACGCTGTGGCGCGGCGCTACGACCAGGTCGTCCTCTGCTCCAACGATTCAGACGCGGAGCCGGTGCTGCAGGCGCTGCGTGAAGACTTCCCGGAGCTGACAATTGGCGTCGTCACCCCCATCCGTCCCCGTGGCGGCGAAGGTGCGTCGGATCGACGGGTCAGCACCTCACTTTCCGCCTTCGCACATTGGACGCGTCAACACATCCGGGATGAAGAGCTGCGGCTTGCTCAGCTGCCTGCCAAAGTACCGACCCGCAAGAAGCCAGCGGTCAAACCGGATCACTGGTGA
- a CDS encoding SOS response-associated peptidase, whose protein sequence is MCVNYVPLTDKARFRREWQLDLPDEQWPREVFPRYRAPIVRRRSDTLSFDVEAVAGTWGLLPWWAKEAKIPWTTVNARSEEVHTKASYRDAWKRGQRCIVPMEAFYEPNYETGEHVRWRMWRSDGQPMGIAGLWERWRSKDGSGVDLVTFTALTISAEGHALMRRMHKPGDPKRMLVVLDETEYGRWLEAPIEEAAPLLDQYPAELFSDEAAPLPPRGARSAHSTTTTADS, encoded by the coding sequence ATGTGTGTCAACTACGTGCCCCTGACGGACAAAGCGAGGTTTCGTCGTGAGTGGCAGTTGGATCTGCCCGACGAACAATGGCCGCGCGAAGTCTTTCCTCGCTACCGTGCTCCGATCGTCCGACGTAGGTCTGATACGTTGTCCTTTGACGTGGAGGCGGTCGCCGGCACCTGGGGCTTGCTGCCCTGGTGGGCGAAGGAGGCCAAGATTCCGTGGACCACGGTCAATGCTCGCAGCGAAGAGGTGCATACCAAAGCGTCGTACCGAGACGCTTGGAAGCGAGGGCAGCGCTGCATCGTGCCCATGGAGGCCTTCTACGAACCGAACTACGAAACCGGCGAACATGTTCGCTGGCGTATGTGGAGATCGGATGGTCAGCCCATGGGAATCGCTGGGTTGTGGGAGCGATGGCGCTCAAAGGATGGGTCTGGTGTCGACTTGGTCACCTTCACCGCTCTCACCATCAGTGCTGAGGGGCATGCCTTGATGCGGCGCATGCATAAGCCAGGCGACCCGAAACGCATGCTGGTGGTGTTGGACGAGACCGAGTACGGGCGCTGGCTGGAGGCGCCTATTGAGGAGGCTGCGCCGCTGCTCGATCAGTACCCGGCAGAACTCTTCAGCGATGAGGCGGCTCCATTACCCCCGCGTGGTGCTCGGTCAGCACATAGCACAACCACGACTGCCGATAGCTGA
- a CDS encoding DNA-binding protein, which yields MTQQKTLPYDLDNPPERILDMWRAADSLDAEGTRVTLEAVRERAGGGSYSTISNALAGWKRKRAAGSVKASEPMPAAYADRLSAVGAELWAMALDAANARLEKERRDLGDLREELEVELGDAMQLADRLTKEVEQLRRDVEELSGAKRQCEKLAEQLADQKHRSAEELTRAAARVQAAEAAALADREAARKAAEYAARMEGQVEAYRTQLSELTAAVKTTPGRSRG from the coding sequence ATGACGCAGCAGAAAACCCTTCCGTATGACCTCGACAACCCTCCGGAGCGCATTCTGGACATGTGGCGAGCGGCCGATAGTCTGGATGCGGAAGGTACTCGTGTAACGCTGGAAGCGGTGCGAGAACGCGCGGGGGGCGGGAGCTACTCCACCATCTCGAACGCGCTCGCTGGCTGGAAGAGAAAACGAGCAGCGGGGTCGGTGAAGGCTTCCGAGCCGATGCCGGCTGCCTACGCCGACCGCTTAAGCGCGGTCGGCGCCGAACTCTGGGCGATGGCCCTAGATGCCGCGAATGCTCGCTTAGAGAAAGAGCGCCGAGACCTAGGGGATCTTCGCGAGGAACTGGAGGTTGAACTGGGGGACGCCATGCAATTGGCAGACCGCTTGACTAAAGAGGTTGAGCAGCTACGGCGTGATGTGGAGGAACTCAGTGGCGCCAAGCGGCAATGCGAGAAATTGGCCGAGCAGTTGGCTGATCAGAAGCACCGCAGCGCGGAAGAGCTGACTCGTGCGGCAGCGAGGGTTCAGGCTGCAGAGGCGGCGGCCTTGGCAGACCGCGAAGCGGCTCGTAAGGCAGCCGAGTATGCGGCGCGCATGGAGGGGCAGGTTGAGGCCTATCGCACCCAGTTGAGCGAGCTAACGGCCGCAGTGAAGACGACACCCGGTCGTTCTAGGGGGTAG
- a CDS encoding thermonuclease family protein has product MAVLDGDTIDVLHDRRAIRVRLAEIDAPEKRQAFGQRSRQALADLVFRRHVKVLDRGSERHGRTLGIVMVAGINVNEELVRWGHAWVYRSYSRDETLVQYEQLAKGARRGLWADPGAVPPWVYRKSRP; this is encoded by the coding sequence GTGGCGGTACTCGACGGCGACACGATCGACGTTCTGCACGATCGACGCGCGATCCGCGTTCGTCTGGCTGAGATTGACGCTCCAGAGAAGCGGCAGGCGTTTGGCCAGCGCTCGCGACAGGCGTTGGCCGACTTGGTGTTCCGGCGCCACGTGAAGGTGTTAGACCGTGGGAGCGAGCGACATGGTCGCACGCTCGGCATCGTGATGGTGGCTGGCATCAACGTGAACGAGGAGCTGGTCCGGTGGGGGCATGCATGGGTATATCGTTCGTACTCCCGAGACGAGACTTTGGTGCAGTACGAGCAACTCGCCAAGGGGGCTCGGCGTGGACTGTGGGCAGACCCAGGCGCCGTGCCGCCGTGGGTCTATCGCAAGAGCCGGCCGTGA